The genomic segment GTGGTGCTGCTCGACCGTGCCGGCCGCATCAAGCCATGCGGCGGCGCGATCCCGCCGCGCGCGATCCGCGATTTCGCGATTCCCGACAGCATGCTGGTCGCCAAGATCAACGCCGCGCGGATGGTGTCGCCGAGCAATGTCGAAGTCGACATGCCGATCGACGGCGGCTTCGTCGGCATGGTCGACCGCGAGCATTTCGACGAGTGGCTGCGCCAGCGCGCCGCGACCGTCGGCGCCGAACGGCGCACCGGCCTGTTCAAGCGGTTCAGCCGCGACGAGTCCGGCGTCAACACCGTGCACTATGAAGGGCGCGGCCCCGACGGGTCGATGATCGACCAGACGGTGCGCTGCCGTGCGATCATCGGCGCCGATGGTGCGGTGTCCGGCGTGGCGCGGCAGTTCCTGAAGGATGCCGACCGCGTGCCGTTCGTGTTCGCCTATCACGAGATCATCAAGGCGCCGACGGCGGAGCAGAAGGCCGCCTATGAAAGCCGCCGCTGCGACGTGTACTACCAGGGCCACGTCTCGCCGGATTTCTACGGCTGGGTGTTCCCGCACGGCAATACGGTCAGCGTCGGCACCGGCTCGATGCACAAGGGCTTCTCGCTGCGCGATTCGGTCGCGGAGCTGCGCAAGCAGACCGGACTCGACGAGGTCGAGACCATCCGCAAGGAAGGCGCGCCGATCCCGCTGCATCCGCTGCCGCGCTGGGACGACGGCCACAGCGTGCTGCTCGCCGGCGATGCCGCGGGCGTGGTCGCGCCGGCCTCGGGCGAGGGCATCTACTACGCGCTGCTCGGCGGCCGGCTCGCCGCCGAAGCGGTCGAGGAATTCCTGCAGACCGCCGACGCCAAGGCGCTGAAGCTGGCGCGCAAGCGCTTCATGCGCGGCAACGGTTCGGTGTTCCGGATCCTCGGCCTGATGCAGTGGTATTGGTACGCCAACGACAAGCGCCGCGAACAATTCGTCAGCATCTGCCGCGATCGCGACGTGCAGAAGTTGACGTGGGACGCCTACATGAACAAAAAGCTGGTCCGGGCGAAACCGATCGCCCACGTCCGGATCTTCTTCAAGAACCTGGCCCACATGACGGGGCTGGCTTCGGTCTGATACCTGCAGGCGGTGGCTTGTGAATCCGATCTTTGTTGCGGCCGCCGTCGCAATCTTCGTTGGTCTGCTCGGCGGCTCGCTGACCGACACCGGGACTTGGTACCAAAGCCTGGTGAAACCGTGGTGGCAGCCGCCGGACTGGGCGTTCGGTCCGGCCTGGACGGTGATCTTCGCGCTCGCCGCGATGTCGGCGGTGTACGCCTGGCGCGGCGCCCGCACCCGCGCGCAGCGCGACTGGGTGATCGGCCTGTTCGCCGCCAACGGCTTCTTCAACGTGCTGTGGAGCATGCTGTTCTTCACGGTGCGGCGGCCGGACTGGGCGCTGCTCGAAGTGCCGCTGCTGTGGCTGTCGGTGCTGGCCGGCGTCGTGGTGTTCTGGCGCAGCGCCCGCACCGCGAGCTACTACCTGCTGCCGTATCTGGTCTGGGTGACGTTCGCCGCCTACCTCAACTGGACCGTGGTCGCGCTGAACACGCCGTTCTGAACGCGCGGCGATGCTGCGGTCGCATCGAGAACTGCCATGCAGATGATGTCCGAACTGTTCGCCAGCGGCACCGTGGTCGACGCGGTGCTGATCTTCCTGCTCGTCGAGGCGATCGGGGTGATCGGCTACTGGCTGTGGCGCAAGCGCGGCATTGCGCCGGCCGATTTCCTGCCGGGCATGATCTCCGGCGCGCTGATGCTGCTGGCGCTGCGCGCCGTGCTCGCCGGCGCGGGCTGGATGGTGCCGACGCTGTGCCTGCTGGCTGCAGGCGGTGCGCATCTGGTCGACGTGCTGCGCCGCTGGCGCTGAAGACCGGGCAGGGCGCGGCCACGAGCGTTCCCGGCGCGGGCAGAGAGCTTCCCAAACACGAAGGGCTTCGGTTCTGGCGAACCGAAGCCCTTGTGATTTTCAAGCGTCAGTAAATCGGAGCGACTTACTTGAGGGTGGCCAGATAGGCGACCACGTCCTTACGCTGCTGCTCGTTGGCGAGCTTGAAGGTCATCTTGGTGACGCCGACCGCCTGATCAGCCTTACCCTTATCGGTCAGGAACTTCTTCAGGAACGCGTTCGGATCGTTCAGGTAGTTGATGATGTTGTCGGCGGTCCAGACCAGACCCGCTTCACCCGAATTGTGGTTCAGCGGCGAATAGGTGAAGCCAGCCGCGGTACCGGCCTTACGACCGACGACGCCGCCCAGAGCCGGACCGACCATGTTCTTGTCGGCGCGGTGGCAGGTCATGCACTGTTTGAACACCGCCTCACCCGCCTTGGCGTCCTGGGCCGAGGCAGTGCCGATCGACAGAGATCCGGCGGTAGCGGCGATGCTGAGAATTGTGAGAAGTTTTTTGACCACGTCTCTCTCCTTAAGAACCCGTCTTGGCGTCAAGCGACCCCGGGCCTCGTAGGCCACGACAAACAGTCGCATCCAAACCCGTTCTGATCGGTTCTGTAAAGTCGTTCTAACACGGTTGGACACCGATCGTTCGATGCGATTGTGCTAGATGACGTTGATCTGTCGAAATTATATTACCGGTTAGACAATTCGGCTAATTTTCCGTTCCCAGGCTGCAACCGACCCTTGTCAAGGGTGCGTAACCTGAATAAGTCCTTGGGAGCACGGCGGTGTTCTGGACAATGCGTCGTATTGACGCCCCGTCGTGTGCGAGCGGAGCTCATGGCGTCAAAGTCCGTTCATGCCGACATCACCCTTCTGCTCGATATGGAGGGTGTGATTCGCGAAGCCACCCTGTCTCCGACGATGGCGGCCGAGAGCGTGGACGGTTGGCTGGGGCGTCGCTGGAGCGACATCGCGGGCGCCGAAGGCGGCGACAAGGTTCGCCGCATGGTCGAAGACGCTCGCCGCAGCGGCATCTCGGCTTTCCGCCAGATCAATCAGCCTTTCCCGAGCGGCGTCGAAATCCCGATCGAATTCACCACGATGCTGCTGGGCGATCGCACCGGCATGATCGCGGTCGGCAAGAACATGCAGGCGGTCACCGAGCTGCATTCCCGGCTGATCGCTGCGCAGCAGGCGATGGAGCGCGACTATTGGCGGTTGCGTGAATTGGAGACTCGCTACCGCCTGGTGTTCGACGCCGCCGCCGATGCGGTGATGATCGTCTCCGCCGGCGACATGCGCATCGTCGAAGCCAACCGGGCGGCGGTGAATGCGATCAGCCGCGTCGAGCGCGGCAATGACGACCTTGCGGGGCGCGATTTCCTCGCCGAAGTGGCGGCTGCCGATCGCGATGCGGTGCGCGACATGCTGGCCCAGGTGCGCCAGCGCGGCACCGCACTCAGCGTCCTCGTTCATCTCGGCCGTTACGACCGCGCCTGGATGCTGCGCGG from the Rhodopseudomonas palustris genome contains:
- a CDS encoding c-type cytochrome, with the protein product MVKKLLTILSIAATAGSLSIGTASAQDAKAGEAVFKQCMTCHRADKNMVGPALGGVVGRKAGTAAGFTYSPLNHNSGEAGLVWTADNIINYLNDPNAFLKKFLTDKGKADQAVGVTKMTFKLANEQQRKDVVAYLATLK
- a CDS encoding TspO/MBR family protein, whose product is MNPIFVAAAVAIFVGLLGGSLTDTGTWYQSLVKPWWQPPDWAFGPAWTVIFALAAMSAVYAWRGARTRAQRDWVIGLFAANGFFNVLWSMLFFTVRRPDWALLEVPLLWLSVLAGVVVFWRSARTASYYLLPYLVWVTFAAYLNWTVVALNTPF
- a CDS encoding geranylgeranyl diphosphate reductase, with product MSDSSAIYDVVVVGGGPAGATAACDLARAGKRVVLLDRAGRIKPCGGAIPPRAIRDFAIPDSMLVAKINAARMVSPSNVEVDMPIDGGFVGMVDREHFDEWLRQRAATVGAERRTGLFKRFSRDESGVNTVHYEGRGPDGSMIDQTVRCRAIIGADGAVSGVARQFLKDADRVPFVFAYHEIIKAPTAEQKAAYESRRCDVYYQGHVSPDFYGWVFPHGNTVSVGTGSMHKGFSLRDSVAELRKQTGLDEVETIRKEGAPIPLHPLPRWDDGHSVLLAGDAAGVVAPASGEGIYYALLGGRLAAEAVEEFLQTADAKALKLARKRFMRGNGSVFRILGLMQWYWYANDKRREQFVSICRDRDVQKLTWDAYMNKKLVRAKPIAHVRIFFKNLAHMTGLASV